A genomic window from Maledivibacter sp. includes:
- a CDS encoding efflux RND transporter permease subunit, with amino-acid sequence MVKWSVNHRSVVMMICFFVLLGGILIYGDMERQENPNVVAPEATVQCIYPGASPEDIEKLIIKPMESKIKEISEIKRLRSYCKDSIGVIRITLKDLSDRKVEKVWDELKNDIDEVKKDLPSQAWEPVVNTDLTETFGMLVTLSGDRHSYKNLKQLADDLKDRLEADPGVKGVEIDGQINEEIHINLDMVKLQQYKIAPTFIIQALKARNVNIPGGNLEIGNIKIPVQTTGEYKNIDEIMNTVIQISESGNPIYLKDVADIVKTEEKKEEYIMVGNEKALVIGVKYAEGRNMVKVSKRLEKVIKDFESEIYEGMKLSILTNQGSYVEEAIGLFEDNLISAIVLVIIVILIAMGARSSIVVSSSIPLVIMSVLVFMKLFSMELHQVSIASLIISLSLLVANGIVANDSIYLYMEKGFDRETACIRGVNEVQVAILTSTLTSIASFLPLAMMQGVAGKFVRSLPILVSVALFSSYLFSLTMIPAMGYTILRLKGEGKKKNVVSKKLEEIFKLDSFAKRMVDIYKNILSGALKKPKTVILIALAVFIGSLAVVPSLGVQLFPYVERDQYIIDVAVQDGSTASETGEIVKEIGDMLLEDESVELFMSKVGDGPLKYYVTFIPITKASNKAQFIVNGKKQDIKRIQKKLDEDVTGARINIKRLENAYPVDFPIEVRVSGDDITELKRIASEMKEIIEEIPSVKNVQDNYGFDSYKLRINVNEVKANLVGLTNYDIATTVRMAINGLEITKLKQKNIDDDDMPVLMKIPDANKHNKEVLDNIFFTSRFTGENIPINQIATIENEFTGNTIMRRDTKRNIAVGMFIREGHNTAQAHKEVEKALGEYELPKGYTLVVGGESEERSEAFSSMIIPSIIAVAIIYLILVVQFGDLREPLIIMGTIPLSFIGVIWGLKLTGYPVGFMALLGAISLMGVVVNNGIVLLDYIKLLRNESESLKAAIIEACATRIRPIMIGMVTTVISLIPLGLTGGSLWAPMAYSIIFGMIISSILTLIIIPVAFLIVEGEKSLIRRLVSNMRKV; translated from the coding sequence ATGGTAAAATGGAGCGTAAATCATAGAAGTGTTGTGATGATGATATGCTTTTTTGTTCTCCTAGGTGGGATTCTAATATATGGAGATATGGAAAGGCAGGAAAATCCTAATGTAGTTGCCCCAGAAGCAACGGTACAATGTATATATCCTGGAGCTAGTCCAGAGGATATTGAAAAGTTGATAATAAAGCCTATGGAGTCAAAAATCAAGGAAATATCCGAGATAAAGCGATTAAGAAGCTATTGTAAGGATAGTATAGGTGTTATAAGGATAACTCTAAAGGATTTAAGCGATAGAAAGGTAGAAAAGGTTTGGGATGAATTAAAGAATGATATAGATGAAGTAAAGAAGGATTTACCATCTCAGGCATGGGAACCAGTGGTAAACACTGATTTGACAGAGACCTTTGGTATGCTTGTGACATTATCAGGTGATAGACATAGCTATAAAAATTTAAAACAGTTGGCTGATGATTTAAAGGATAGGTTAGAAGCTGATCCAGGTGTTAAGGGTGTAGAGATAGATGGGCAAATAAATGAGGAAATACATATTAATCTGGATATGGTTAAGCTTCAACAGTATAAGATAGCCCCTACCTTTATCATACAAGCACTTAAAGCAAGAAATGTCAATATTCCAGGTGGAAATCTAGAGATAGGTAATATTAAGATACCCGTACAAACCACAGGAGAATATAAGAATATTGATGAAATAATGAATACGGTTATACAAATCTCTGAAAGCGGAAATCCAATATACTTAAAGGATGTTGCGGACATAGTAAAGACTGAAGAGAAAAAAGAAGAGTATATAATGGTGGGTAATGAAAAGGCATTAGTTATTGGAGTGAAATATGCTGAAGGAAGGAACATGGTCAAAGTCAGTAAAAGACTTGAAAAAGTGATAAAGGACTTTGAATCTGAGATTTATGAAGGCATGAAGCTTTCCATTCTTACTAACCAGGGTTCTTATGTTGAAGAGGCAATAGGTTTATTTGAAGATAATCTTATATCGGCTATAGTTCTAGTAATTATTGTGATTTTAATTGCCATGGGAGCAAGAAGCTCTATAGTGGTGTCTTCATCGATTCCTTTAGTTATTATGTCAGTACTTGTTTTTATGAAGCTTTTTTCAATGGAGCTTCATCAGGTTTCCATAGCATCTTTAATAATTTCATTAAGCCTATTGGTAGCCAATGGGATTGTTGCTAACGATAGTATATATCTTTATATGGAAAAGGGCTTCGATAGAGAAACGGCATGTATCAGAGGAGTAAATGAAGTTCAAGTTGCTATTTTAACTTCTACACTCACAAGTATCGCTTCTTTTTTACCCTTGGCTATGATGCAAGGGGTCGCAGGAAAGTTTGTTAGAAGCTTGCCGATACTTGTTTCTGTGGCACTATTTAGTTCCTATCTGTTTTCCCTTACTATGATTCCTGCAATGGGATATACGATTTTAAGGCTTAAAGGAGAAGGCAAAAAGAAAAATGTCGTATCTAAAAAACTAGAAGAAATCTTTAAGCTTGACAGCTTTGCGAAAAGGATGGTTGATATATATAAGAACATCTTAAGTGGAGCATTGAAGAAACCTAAGACTGTTATTCTGATAGCTTTAGCAGTATTTATTGGGAGCTTAGCAGTAGTACCTAGCTTAGGAGTTCAATTATTCCCATATGTTGAGAGGGATCAGTATATAATTGATGTGGCGGTTCAAGATGGAAGTACGGCATCGGAAACTGGAGAAATAGTTAAGGAAATAGGGGATATGCTTTTAGAAGATGAGTCCGTAGAACTTTTCATGTCTAAGGTTGGCGATGGGCCATTAAAGTATTATGTAACCTTTATACCTATAACTAAAGCTAGTAACAAAGCACAATTTATTGTAAATGGTAAGAAACAGGATATAAAACGCATACAAAAAAAATTAGATGAAGATGTTACGGGAGCAAGAATCAATATAAAGAGACTTGAAAATGCATATCCCGTTGATTTCCCAATAGAGGTAAGGGTATCAGGAGATGATATCACAGAGCTTAAGAGAATTGCAAGTGAAATGAAGGAAATAATAGAAGAAATTCCAAGCGTAAAAAATGTTCAAGATAACTATGGCTTTGATTCATATAAACTGAGGATTAATGTCAACGAAGTAAAGGCCAATCTTGTTGGACTTACAAACTATGATATAGCTACTACCGTAAGAATGGCTATAAATGGACTGGAAATCACTAAATTGAAGCAAAAAAATATTGATGATGATGATATGCCAGTTTTGATGAAGATTCCCGATGCAAATAAACATAATAAAGAGGTTCTGGATAATATATTCTTTACATCGAGATTTACAGGAGAGAATATACCTATAAATCAGATTGCAACAATAGAAAATGAATTCACAGGAAATACCATTATGAGAAGAGACACCAAACGTAATATTGCAGTAGGAATGTTTATTAGGGAAGGACATAATACAGCACAGGCCCATAAAGAGGTAGAAAAGGCTTTGGGTGAGTATGAGCTGCCTAAGGGCTATACCCTAGTAGTGGGAGGAGAAAGTGAAGAAAGAAGTGAAGCTTTTTCATCAATGATTATTCCATCCATAATTGCAGTGGCTATTATCTATTTGATTCTCGTTGTACAATTTGGGGATCTAAGGGAACCACTTATTATAATGGGAACCATACCCCTTTCCTTTATAGGTGTTATTTGGGGATTAAAGCTTACAGGATACCCTGTAGGATTTATGGCTCTTCTGGGGGCTATTAGCTTAATGGGGGTTGTTGTAAACAACGGAATAGTTCTCCTTGATTACATTAAACTACTTAGAAATGAAAGTGAAAGCTTAAAAGCCGCAATAATAGAAGCTTGTGCCACTAGAATAAGACCGATAATGATCGGTATGGTAACAACTGTAATTTCATTGATCCCATTAGGGCTTACGGGGGGAAGTCTATGGGCGCCTATGGCTTACTCCATAATATTTGGAATGATAATCTCTTCTATACTTACTTTGATTATAATTCCAGTTGCATTCCTTATAGTTGAAGGAGAAAAGTCACTGATTAGAAGGTTAGTGTCCAATATGCGTAAAGTATAA
- a CDS encoding TetR/AcrR family transcriptional regulator has translation MRERIMSVAIEEMNEKGRRFTMDDLAKRLGVSKRTLYENFRSKEQLISTVMDLFLDNVMEKDRQIINNETLSTIEKLRELTLVIENELKYINEKTIYQSEKYYPKQWKKIDAWLKKRAMIQKEIIYEGIKKGELRNINPDILIKVLNEAKNWIIDKKFLRENNLTISEAVGSLVDIVLFGAAKK, from the coding sequence ATGAGAGAAAGGATAATGTCGGTAGCTATAGAGGAAATGAATGAAAAGGGCCGCAGATTTACTATGGATGATTTAGCTAAACGACTAGGAGTAAGCAAAAGAACTTTATATGAAAATTTTAGATCAAAGGAACAACTAATTAGTACTGTTATGGATTTGTTTTTAGATAATGTAATGGAAAAGGATAGACAGATTATTAATAATGAAACCCTTAGTACAATAGAAAAATTAAGGGAATTAACACTTGTTATTGAAAATGAGCTGAAATATATTAATGAAAAAACTATCTATCAATCGGAAAAGTATTATCCAAAGCAGTGGAAAAAGATCGATGCATGGCTTAAGAAAAGGGCAATGATTCAAAAAGAAATTATTTATGAAGGAATAAAAAAAGGAGAACTTAGAAATATAAATCCAGATATTTTGATTAAGGTGTTAAACGAAGCAAAAAACTGGATAATCGATAAAAAATTCCTAAGGGAAAACAATTTAACTATAAGTGAAGCAGTAGGTTCACTTGTAGACATAGTTCTTTTTGGAGCTGCAAAAAAATAA
- a CDS encoding aspartate aminotransferase family protein, translating into MSLNKAPKNHVFYRNQNWKYPRIEKGEGIYLIDENGNRYIDGCSGSAVANIGHGNKEIAEFTKEHMKRIAFTHLSRWTVDSIEKCAEKVAQWAPGDLNHVYFVSGGSESTETAIKMARQYFVERDGNSTTKWKVISKWNSFHGNTIGSLSMTGITGRRKIYDPMLINFPKVPQFYHYRNPWDCKTLEETSIKAAEALEAEILRQGADNIAAFITEPVVGSAAPGVHPDKIYFKIVREICDKYDVLLIVDEVMAGFGRTGRKFAVEHFGIVPDIVTCAKGMSCGYTPIGAAIVTDGIFNTIMVEGSGHFIHGHTYAGNPLSCGIANKVIDIMEREGYVENAAEQGTYLMEKLQNLYEYPIVGDIRGKGLMIGIEFVKDKGTKEPFEASIQVKNKIMNNCLAGGLVVYPGGGSVDGIKGDHILIAPPVNITKKEVNLLFDALKAGISKTCEEVL; encoded by the coding sequence ATGAGTTTAAACAAAGCTCCTAAAAATCATGTTTTTTACAGAAACCAAAACTGGAAGTATCCAAGGATAGAAAAGGGAGAGGGGATATATTTAATCGATGAGAATGGAAACAGGTATATCGATGGATGTTCTGGTTCAGCTGTTGCTAATATTGGTCATGGTAACAAAGAAATTGCAGAGTTTACAAAGGAGCATATGAAAAGAATAGCCTTTACACATCTTTCAAGATGGACAGTGGATTCAATAGAAAAATGTGCTGAGAAAGTTGCCCAGTGGGCTCCCGGTGATTTGAACCATGTTTATTTTGTATCCGGTGGATCGGAATCAACTGAGACAGCTATTAAAATGGCCAGACAATATTTTGTAGAAAGGGACGGAAATAGTACTACAAAGTGGAAGGTTATTTCTAAATGGAATTCATTCCATGGAAATACAATTGGGTCACTTTCAATGACGGGTATAACGGGTAGAAGAAAAATATATGATCCCATGCTTATAAACTTCCCTAAGGTACCCCAATTTTACCACTATAGAAATCCATGGGACTGTAAAACCTTAGAAGAAACTAGTATAAAAGCGGCCGAGGCCTTGGAAGCAGAAATCTTAAGGCAAGGTGCAGATAATATAGCAGCGTTTATAACAGAGCCTGTAGTAGGATCGGCAGCACCTGGAGTACATCCAGATAAAATCTACTTCAAAATAGTTAGGGAAATCTGTGATAAATATGATGTTTTATTGATAGTAGATGAAGTCATGGCTGGATTTGGTAGAACAGGTAGGAAGTTTGCTGTAGAGCATTTTGGTATAGTGCCTGATATCGTGACCTGTGCCAAGGGTATGAGCTGTGGGTATACTCCAATAGGAGCAGCTATTGTCACCGATGGGATATTTAATACTATAATGGTGGAAGGATCAGGACACTTCATCCATGGACACACATATGCTGGTAATCCCCTATCATGTGGTATAGCAAATAAGGTAATAGATATAATGGAAAGGGAAGGATATGTAGAAAATGCGGCGGAGCAAGGAACATATTTAATGGAAAAACTTCAAAACCTATATGAATATCCAATAGTAGGAGATATTAGAGGAAAAGGCTTGATGATAGGGATTGAATTTGTAAAGGACAAGGGAACTAAGGAGCCCTTTGAAGCAAGTATTCAAGTGAAAAATAAGATAATGAATAACTGCCTAGCAGGGGGCTTAGTTGTATATCCAGGTGGTGGTTCTGTTGATGGCATAAAAGGAGACCATATCCTCATAGCTCCACCGGTTAATATAACAAAGAAAGAAGTGAATTTACTATTTGATGCACTGAAAGCTGGAATAAGTAAAACCTGTGAAGAAGTATTATAA
- a CDS encoding glycerate kinase: MYKVVIAPDSFKGSLTAKEVCDAVEEGIMQVYENIHIVKLPMADGGEGTLQSLVDCRDGKIIYKRVLDPLANEIEAPMGLLEDRTAVIEMASASGLPLVPIHKRNPLITTTYGTGQLIKHGLDLGIQKFIIGIGGSATVDGGAGMLQALGIKLLDSNNEEIGFGGGNLNNLDSINLSSMDSRLKECEFLVACDVTNPLTGENGAARIYGPQKGARGEMVETLEEGLMKFSHVVNKYLNKNCSNVPGAGAAGGLGFGLISFLNARLIRGIDIVINETKLEEHMKNADLIITGEGKLDSQTAFGKTPIGVSKLAKKYDIPVIALAGALGNDIDKLYNQGITSLFSISKAPTSLEYSMENAYSLISDTTERVFRIIKAIGL, encoded by the coding sequence ATGTATAAAGTTGTTATTGCTCCGGATTCCTTCAAGGGGAGTTTAACTGCTAAGGAGGTTTGTGATGCCGTTGAGGAAGGCATTATGCAGGTTTATGAAAATATACATATAGTAAAGCTTCCAATGGCTGACGGTGGAGAGGGAACTCTACAGTCCTTAGTCGATTGCAGGGATGGAAAAATTATTTATAAAAGAGTATTAGACCCATTAGCTAATGAAATAGAAGCTCCCATGGGATTACTAGAAGATAGAACCGCAGTTATTGAGATGGCCAGTGCCTCTGGTTTGCCACTAGTACCCATTCATAAAAGAAATCCTTTAATAACTACTACCTATGGTACGGGGCAATTGATAAAGCATGGACTAGACCTTGGGATTCAAAAGTTCATCATAGGAATAGGTGGCAGTGCTACAGTGGACGGCGGAGCTGGTATGCTTCAAGCTTTAGGAATAAAGCTGTTAGACTCTAATAATGAAGAAATAGGCTTCGGTGGGGGAAACTTAAACAACCTTGACAGTATAAATCTTTCTTCAATGGACTCCCGACTTAAGGAGTGTGAGTTTTTAGTAGCATGTGATGTCACTAACCCCCTTACCGGTGAAAATGGTGCTGCAAGGATCTATGGCCCCCAAAAAGGTGCAAGGGGAGAAATGGTGGAAACATTGGAAGAAGGCTTAATGAAGTTTTCCCATGTAGTCAATAAATATCTAAATAAAAATTGTAGTAATGTGCCTGGTGCAGGTGCTGCTGGAGGACTGGGTTTTGGATTAATATCGTTTTTGAATGCCAGACTTATAAGGGGCATCGATATTGTTATAAATGAAACTAAGCTAGAAGAACATATGAAAAATGCAGATTTAATCATAACCGGTGAAGGGAAGCTTGATAGTCAAACGGCATTTGGTAAAACCCCCATTGGAGTCTCTAAACTCGCTAAAAAATATGATATTCCCGTTATAGCATTAGCAGGAGCATTAGGGAATGATATTGATAAGCTCTATAATCAAGGTATAACTTCCCTGTTTTCTATCTCTAAAGCTCCAACTTCCTTAGAGTATTCCATGGAAAATGCTTATTCATTAATTTCCGATACAACGGAAAGGGTTTTTAGGATAATAAAGGCCATCGGTTTATAA
- a CDS encoding 3-keto-5-aminohexanoate cleavage protein, giving the protein MEKLIITIAPTGNVPTKELNPYSPLTIDEIVMDIKKCHELGASIAHIHVRDENQRPTSDRSLFKKVVDRLDEEDISIIKQLSTGARGGANTVEWRGQMLDLNVHMASLATGSSNFASSVNANSPELIKALATKMYDNNIKPEIEAFDMAMIHNAVRLLKKGILKAPLHFNLVMNVPGSIPGTPRNLMFMVESLPPGSTWTVCGIGYSQVPIITMAMLLGGHVRTGIEDVLKMQDGSHATNELLVKRVVRIAKEMGREIATVDEAKKILGLV; this is encoded by the coding sequence ATGGAAAAACTGATAATTACCATAGCACCCACTGGCAATGTTCCCACTAAAGAATTAAACCCATATTCCCCCTTAACAATAGATGAAATAGTTATGGATATAAAGAAATGCCATGAATTAGGTGCTTCCATAGCCCATATTCATGTTAGAGATGAAAATCAAAGGCCTACCAGTGATAGGAGTTTATTCAAAAAAGTTGTTGATAGGTTGGATGAAGAGGATATATCAATAATAAAACAGCTTTCAACGGGGGCTCGTGGAGGTGCCAATACAGTAGAATGGCGTGGACAGATGCTAGATTTGAATGTTCATATGGCAAGCTTAGCAACGGGATCATCTAATTTTGCTAGTAGTGTCAATGCCAATTCTCCAGAGCTTATTAAAGCTTTAGCTACAAAAATGTATGATAATAATATTAAGCCTGAAATAGAAGCCTTTGACATGGCTATGATTCATAATGCAGTTAGACTCCTTAAAAAGGGTATATTAAAGGCTCCTTTACATTTCAATCTCGTCATGAATGTACCGGGATCAATACCAGGAACACCAAGGAATCTAATGTTTATGGTAGAAAGTCTACCGCCGGGTTCTACATGGACTGTATGTGGAATTGGATACTCCCAAGTTCCTATTATTACAATGGCTATGTTATTAGGTGGACACGTGAGAACTGGCATAGAAGATGTTCTAAAAATGCAGGATGGAAGCCATGCCACTAATGAGCTGCTTGTGAAAAGAGTCGTTAGAATAGCTAAAGAGATGGGAAGGGAAATAGCCACGGTGGATGAAGCTAAGAAGATACTTGGGTTAGTTTAA
- a CDS encoding 8-oxoguanine DNA glycosylase codes for MKIYEMENKVVLENVESFELPHIFECGQCFRWNKEEDGSYTGVALGRVINLKKEGKNVYIDNTNYDEFMDIWNDYFDLTRDYKAIKKELADLDETMATSVKFGHGIRILKQDEWETLISFIVSANNRIPMIKKAIDALSKNYGQYIGEYRGEKYYSFPRPEALYNLEISDIQFSGIGFRGKYILSAAKLVVDHGIDIYNLRNLSTVEAREKLMLFPGIGPKVSDCIMFFSMDKADAFPIDIWVKRVMEYFYVEEGTSLKKIQSFARDKFGDIAGFAQQYLFYYARELKIGRGKK; via the coding sequence ATGAAAATTTATGAAATGGAAAATAAAGTAGTTTTAGAAAATGTAGAGAGTTTTGAATTACCCCATATATTTGAATGTGGGCAATGCTTTAGATGGAATAAAGAAGAGGATGGGAGCTACACAGGAGTAGCCCTTGGAAGGGTAATAAATCTAAAAAAGGAAGGCAAAAACGTATACATAGATAATACCAATTATGATGAATTTATGGATATATGGAATGATTATTTTGATCTAACAAGAGATTATAAAGCTATAAAAAAGGAATTAGCTGATTTAGATGAAACTATGGCTACTTCAGTAAAGTTTGGCCATGGTATTAGGATACTAAAGCAGGATGAATGGGAGACCTTGATATCCTTTATAGTATCAGCTAATAATAGGATACCCATGATAAAAAAGGCAATAGATGCATTGAGCAAAAATTATGGACAATATATTGGAGAATACCGTGGGGAAAAATATTACAGTTTTCCAAGACCCGAGGCTTTGTATAACCTTGAGATATCAGATATTCAATTTAGTGGAATAGGTTTTAGAGGCAAATATATATTAAGTGCCGCTAAACTCGTGGTGGATCATGGAATAGATATCTATAATCTCAGGAATTTATCCACTGTAGAAGCTAGGGAAAAGCTTATGTTGTTTCCAGGAATAGGGCCAAAGGTTTCCGACTGTATCATGTTTTTTTCAATGGATAAAGCCGATGCATTTCCTATAGACATATGGGTAAAAAGAGTTATGGAATATTTTTATGTTGAAGAGGGGACCAGCCTTAAAAAAATTCAAAGCTTTGCTAGGGACAAGTTTGGAGATATAGCAGGTTTTGCCCAACAGTATTTATTTTACTATGCCAGGGAATTAAAAATAGGAAGGGGAAAGAAATAA
- the cobT gene encoding nicotinate-nucleotide--dimethylbenzimidazole phosphoribosyltransferase, giving the protein MRLLNQTLESIKELDRNAMNKVRARVDNLIKPKGSLGRLECIVERLAGITGDIFPRVDNRGVIVMAGDHGVYDEGVAPDPQILTAIQACNFPRGITGVCALAKQAKADVIAVDIGIAVDLDEPRVINRKIKYGTDNMAKGPAMSREEAVKALEVGIEIATEEINKGKNLLTTGEMGIGNTTPSAAIVSVLGAYDPIEIAGRGAGLSEDRVIHKAKVIKRAIEVNKPDRTDGIDVLSKVGGLEIGGMAGVMMGAAANGVPVVVDGFISTAAALIACTIEPRVKNYLFASHSSMEKGAAKASELLGLKPMLNMEMRLGEGTGGVLTFNIIEAATFMNNEMATFEELGIMRD; this is encoded by the coding sequence ATGAGACTGTTAAATCAAACTTTAGAAAGTATCAAGGAGCTTGATAGGAATGCCATGAATAAAGTTAGAGCTAGAGTTGATAATTTAATTAAACCTAAGGGAAGCCTTGGAAGATTGGAATGTATAGTAGAAAGATTAGCTGGAATAACTGGGGATATTTTTCCAAGGGTCGATAATCGTGGGGTTATAGTTATGGCTGGAGATCATGGGGTCTATGATGAAGGCGTGGCACCAGACCCACAAATACTTACGGCAATACAAGCATGTAATTTTCCAAGGGGAATAACCGGGGTCTGTGCATTGGCAAAACAAGCTAAGGCCGATGTGATTGCAGTGGATATAGGAATAGCAGTTGATTTAGACGAACCAAGGGTTATAAATAGAAAAATCAAGTATGGGACAGATAATATGGCAAAGGGGCCTGCTATGTCGAGGGAAGAGGCAGTAAAAGCTTTAGAAGTAGGTATTGAAATAGCTACTGAGGAAATAAATAAGGGTAAAAATCTTCTTACAACAGGGGAAATGGGTATTGGTAATACTACCCCAAGTGCTGCTATCGTTTCGGTCTTGGGAGCATATGATCCTATTGAAATAGCCGGAAGGGGTGCTGGATTATCTGAGGATAGGGTAATTCACAAGGCTAAAGTTATTAAAAGAGCCATTGAGGTCAATAAACCCGATAGGACAGATGGTATAGATGTATTGTCAAAGGTAGGTGGTCTTGAAATTGGAGGGATGGCAGGGGTCATGATGGGAGCAGCAGCTAATGGAGTACCCGTGGTGGTGGACGGTTTTATATCAACTGCAGCAGCCCTTATAGCATGTACCATAGAGCCGAGGGTAAAGAATTATCTATTTGCTTCCCACTCATCAATGGAAAAGGGCGCAGCTAAGGCCTCAGAGCTTTTAGGATTAAAACCTATGTTAAATATGGAAATGAGGCTTGGAGAAGGTACGGGTGGAGTTTTGACATTTAATATAATAGAGGCGGCTACCTTCATGAATAACGAGATGGCTACCTTTGAAGAATTAGGTATAATGAGGGATTAA
- a CDS encoding efflux RND transporter periplasmic adaptor subunit, translating to MKRKLSIFIALVISIQIVVSGCAVDGEMANMQEKIKKPVKVFEANKNKYSDEISISGNIKPSKTVKVAFKVPGVIDKIDFEEGSSIKEGSLLANLDSYQYRLNMIAAQSNYESLQLKVKSEIPSAINQAKSQLDLMQKRHDSISKLYEKGSVSEDKLDEIKTALITIENKYNEAINAQQIYAKKLEQARAMSELADSNLADASLYSPIDGIVVKKLFEAGETVAAGYPVVVLGKLDNVEAEIGVPDEHINKIKKGQKTKVYVYGVEKEYDGVITEIGAMADTKTRTFPVKITIENMDLALKPGMVAKATIPFENMESILVPIDSVINMPEGPTVFVYSQKENIVNKRLVTTGSIVKDKVEIIEGLSDGEKIIVKGQFKLKNNDIVKVEGDK from the coding sequence ATGAAAAGAAAATTAAGTATTTTTATAGCTTTAGTAATATCCATTCAAATAGTGGTGTCAGGGTGTGCTGTGGATGGTGAGATGGCAAATATGCAAGAAAAAATTAAAAAGCCTGTTAAGGTATTTGAAGCAAACAAAAATAAATACTCAGATGAAATATCTATAAGTGGAAATATTAAACCCTCTAAGACCGTAAAGGTTGCCTTTAAGGTTCCCGGGGTAATAGATAAAATTGATTTTGAAGAGGGAAGTTCTATTAAAGAAGGCAGTTTATTGGCAAACCTGGATTCTTATCAGTATAGATTAAATATGATTGCAGCCCAGTCCAACTATGAATCCTTGCAGCTAAAGGTTAAAAGTGAGATACCATCTGCCATAAATCAAGCGAAATCTCAATTAGATTTAATGCAAAAAAGACATGACAGCATTAGTAAACTATACGAAAAGGGGTCAGTATCAGAGGATAAATTAGATGAGATCAAAACAGCCCTTATAACTATAGAAAATAAATATAATGAAGCAATTAATGCACAGCAAATATATGCTAAAAAACTGGAGCAAGCTAGGGCAATGAGTGAGCTTGCGGATTCTAATCTTGCCGATGCAAGTCTCTATAGTCCCATAGATGGAATAGTCGTAAAAAAACTATTTGAGGCAGGGGAGACTGTTGCAGCTGGATATCCAGTAGTAGTACTAGGAAAACTGGATAATGTAGAAGCAGAAATAGGTGTACCCGATGAACATATAAACAAGATAAAAAAGGGTCAGAAGACAAAGGTTTACGTATATGGTGTGGAAAAGGAATATGATGGCGTTATTACAGAAATTGGAGCCATGGCCGACACAAAAACTAGAACCTTCCCCGTTAAAATAACCATAGAGAATATGGATCTAGCTCTTAAGCCGGGTATGGTAGCTAAGGCCACAATTCCCTTTGAAAATATGGAGTCTATCCTTGTTCCTATAGATAGCGTAATAAATATGCCCGAGGGGCCTACTGTATTTGTGTATTCCCAAAAGGAGAATATTGTAAATAAGAGATTGGTCACAACGGGTTCAATTGTAAAGGATAAGGTTGAGATAATAGAGGGTTTGAGTGATGGTGAGAAAATAATTGTAAAGGGACAATTTAAGCTCAAAAATAATGACATTGTTAAGGTGGAGGGAGACAAATAA